A genome region from Eretmochelys imbricata isolate rEreImb1 chromosome 8, rEreImb1.hap1, whole genome shotgun sequence includes the following:
- the CPT2 gene encoding carnitine O-palmitoyltransferase 2, mitochondrial produces MATRRLLLLSPASGLRGTKALGTPAVPGLRRGYSSADSSQYLHRSIVPTMHFQKSLPRLPIPKLEDTVRRYLNAQKPLLDDDQFRKTEELACSFEHGIGRELHEQLVAQDKQNKRTSYISGPWFDMYLSSRESVVLNFNPFMSFNPDPKTEYNDQLTRATNMTVSAMRFLKTLRAGYLEPEVFHLNPVKSDTQTFRRLIRFVPSSLSWFGAYMVNAYPLDMSQYFRLFNSTRLPKLSRDELFTDEKAKHLLVLRNGNFYVFDVIDRDGNIVKPSEIQAHLKYILSDNSAAPAFPLAYLPSENRDIWALLRQKLLDNGNEEVLQKVDSAVFCLCLDDFPIKDLVHLSHTMLHGDGINRWYDKSFNLILTKNGNAAIHFEHSWGDGVAVLRFQNEVFKDSTQKPAVTPQSQPAAVDSSSAVQKLSFKLNDALKAGITKAKQNFDATMETLTLDFIQFKKGGKEFLKQKKVSPDAVAQLSFQMAFLRQYGQTVATYESCSTAAFKHGRTETIRPASIYTKKCTEAFVRQPSKHTTEELQQMIAECSKYHGQLTKEAAMGQGFDRHLFSLRYLAASKGIPLPDVYQDQAYAQLNHNILSTSTLSSPAVNMGGFAPVVPDGFGVAYGVHDDWIGCNTSSYPARNVHEFLQCVHKSLEDIFHVLEGKHINS; encoded by the exons ATGGCGAcccggcggctgctgctgctctcccctgccTCCGGCCTGAGGGGGACTAAGGCCCTGGGCACTCCGGCGGTCCCCGGGCTGCGGAGGGGCTACAGCAGCGCCGACTCCTCCCAGTACCTGCACCGCAGCATCGTGCCCACCATGCACTTCCAGAAAAGCCTGCCCAG GTTGCCAATTCCCAAACTAGAAGATACTGTTAGGAGGTACCTGAATGCCCAAAAGCCTCTCTTAGATGATGATCAATTCAG GAAAACTGAAGAACTTGCTTGCAGCTTTGAACATGGAATTGGAAGAGAATTGCATGAGCAGCTGGTTGCTCAAGACAAGCAGAACAAACGTACTAGTTACATCTCAG GTCCCTGGTTTGATATGTATCTAAGTTCACGTGAATctgttgttttgaattttaacccaTTTATGTCCTTCAACCCTGACCCAAAAACTGAATATAATGATCAGCTCACACGAGCAACTAACATGACTGTTTCTGCTATGCGTTTTTTGAAGACCCTCAGGGCTGGCTATCTAGAGCCAGAGGTTTTTCACCTCAATCCAGTCAAAAGTGACACTCAAACCTTTAGGAGACTCATCCGATTTGTGCCTTCATCTCTCTCATGGTTTGGTGCCTACATGGTCAATGCATACCCCTTAGATATGTCTCAGTACTTCCGGCTTTTCAATTCCACACGATTGCCTAAGCTCAGTCGAGATGAGCTTTTTACAGATGAAAAAGCAAAGCACTTGCTGGTGCTCAGAAATGGGAATTTTTATGTATTTGATGTCATTGATAGAGATGGGAATATAGTGAAGCCTTCCGAAATACAAGCACACCTGAAATACATACTTAGTGACAACAGTGCAGCCCCAGCCTTCCCTCTTGCGTATTTACCCAGTGAAAACCGAGATATATGGGCACTACTGAGACAGAAGCTTCTTGATAATGGTAATGAGGAAGTCCTCCAAAAAGTGGATTCTGCTGTCTTCTGTCTATGTTTAGATGACTTCCCCATTAAAGACCTTGTGCACTTGTCCCACACCATGTTACATGGAGATGGTATTAATCGCTGGTATGACAAATCCTTTAACCTTATCCTAACCAAAAATGGCAATGCGGCCATTCATTTTGAACATTCCTGGGGAGATGGTGTGGCTGTGTTAAGATTTCAGAACGAAGTGTTTAAAGACAGCACCCAGAAGCCAGCTGTCACCCCACAATCTCAACCTGCTGCAGTTGACTCTTCCAGTGCTGTGCAGAAACTCAGCTTTAAGTTGAACGATGCCTTAAAAGCAGGAATTACCAAAGCCAAACAGAACTTTGATGCCACTATGGAAACCTTGACTCTTGATTTTATTCAGTTTAAGAAAGGAGGCAAGGAGTTTTTAAAGCAGAAGAAGGTAAGTCCTGATGCTGTGGCTCAGCTTTCTTTCCAGATGGCTTTCCTTCGGCAGTATGGCCAGACTGTTGCCACATACGAGTCTTGCAGTACTGCAGCTTTCAAACACGGTCGCACAGAGACCATCCGTCCTGCCTCCATCTATACAAAGAAGTGCACGGAAGCTTTCGTCAGGCAACCTTCCAAACACACCACAGAGGAGCTTCAGCAGATGATTGCTGAGTGCTCAAAGTACCACGGCCAATTGACAAAAGAAGCTGCTATGG GTCAAGGATTTGACCGGCATTTGTTTAGTTTGCGTTATTTGGCAGCATCAAAAGGTATCCCGTTACCTGACGTCTACCAGGACCAAGCGTATGCTCAGCTTAATCACAACATTCTGTCCACAAGCACCTTGAGCAGCCCAGCTGTGAATATGGGAGGATTTGCTCCAGTGGTGCCGGATGGCTTTGGGGTAGCCTATGGCGTGCATGATGATTGGATTGGCTGCAATACTTCCTCTTACCCAGCCAGGAATGTGCACGAATTCCTCCAGTGTGTGCATAAGTCACTGGAAGATATTTTTCATGTTTTAGAAGGTAAGCATATCAATAGTTAG